atttgaaaaaggagattaagaaatttcgttgaaaaataaaatagattaataaagtaggaaagatatatacagagtaaagtagataatagaataaaataagagtgattggatgttttgattttttgtcaaaaaatgaatgactcaacttaattgggatatcctaaaaatgaatacgactcaatttagttgggacggatGTCCTGATGTATTATAGGTTAGATAACAACTAAGAGCGtctccaatggcggacgtcgcgGTAGGACGTCGCCGACGTCCGACCtgacgtccgccgtagtgaaagggaagggcgcccacgcccgtcccatATGCCCATCGGATGGCCTCGCCCGTCACTCCCACGGGCGGGCGGACATCCGCCGTAGTGGCGATGGTCGGACGTCCCACTCGGACGTccgagttttaatttttttttaaactctataaatagggctcgttgaacttcatttcattcacaccacttgtgttgacaagtttctctctctaaatctacaaatttcatttctactacaaTGGGGTACAATAGGAACTCCCCCACCACAAGCGGAGGAGACACACCCACGTTTCCCACCGGAACGGAGGGAAACTTtgcggggatgaatccccaaatGGCGGGGATGGCGGGATGACTCCCCAAATGTTCTACAATATGTTCAATTGGATGAGTCAgatgggtgggatgatgccaggggcagcggggatgggcggtatgccgACAAATATGGCGGggtgggtgggatgatgcccggggcagtggggatgggcggtacgccgccaaatatggcgggggtgggtgggatgatgcccggggcagtggggatgggcggtacgccgccaaatatggcggtGGGTGGGTCGATGCAGCCCAGGAGCCCGAGGACGCCTAGGGAATCTGTCTATCGcccatatatagatttgttggctGATGATTCCCCTAGTACTGTTCCGGAGACTCAGTACGCCGGCATcgagactttctcttttgaggagCTGGGAGTGGAGTTGGGGCTATCGCCGATCCGTGAGACTCCCGATGAGGCGAGCCTGCTGCAAGGGGACGGAACAAAGGCAAGGGCAAGGCCAGGGGTGGGGGTAGGGGCGGGGGtaagggcaagggcaaagcCCCGAGCTCTTCCTCGCACACGGgggcagaggaggaggagggtgagGATGAGCGGGAGAGGAGGACGATCTGGACCGTTTGGGAAAATGCCGCGCTTGCGAAGGCCTGGATCGGTGTAGTAGAGGATCCCTATGTCGGGCCGAACCAGTATGTTGACCGATTGTGGCTTCGCATTAGTGAGGCCTACCTCATATGCAAACCGTCTGGGGCGAAGCCTCGCACTTCCGAGCAATGCCGGAAACAGTGGCTTCGGTTGAGGCCTAAGCTCAGTCGTTTTGCCGCCctctaccaaaacaacatGCGCATGGAAACCAGCGGCATGTCTGAGGATGATGTGAAGAATCGGAGGCCCCTGAAGGCCCAGTTATGAACGACCGTCTCGCCCACGTGCAGCAAACGAAGACCCTGATGCAGAGCATGAATAAGTGGTTTAGCACGCACGATCCTGTGTACAAAAGGATGAGCAAAAATGTGATCGATGCATGTCGACGCGATTTAGGAATGCCACCCATTGATGATTATGGCGTCGAGATTGGGGGCGGGGACGTCGGAGGCGGCAGCGGCACGGGCGAcggggacgaggacgaggaggagtgaGAGCCGAGGGTTGTATCCCTCgactttttatgattatgtaatttttaggtattatgtaattttatttttaaattatgtaatttttttttaaattatgtatttttttttaaattatgtattttttttaattatgtaattttttaattattatgtaatttttttttcgaagaatgtatgtttttttttaacgAAATATTCGCTTTTCCCCGTTCGTATTCTTGTCGGGCGCCACCAGAGACGCTCtaaaggaagaaaaataagtaCAACTAAATTATCTAcataaaacacacacaaaaaatattctcaaacaaataaatccacCGAGCACGCGTGATGTGTTTGGTTTTGATAGTGTTAGAAGTCATATTTCCttcaactaataaaaatatgaatattttttatttcagtctatctcatcaaaatagttctttttatttttgataatatttttctctcaaataaAGCAGATCCCGTTTTCCACTGAGAGCATctccaagaagaaaaaatatatctaaaaaaattatataatctatttaccttctcaaaatAAGGAACACAcccttttaaaataataaatttcaaagacaaaagataaattatgtattgatGGTATATATAAAACACCGAAtcataaaaaactaaaaaactgATGTCTACTAATTAACCCAAATAAACAAAAGTATACAGTTcacccaaataaaaaaaaacaattttaaccgcaatatatttaataaaatggtactccatatataaaaCACCGAAATcgaaaaattagggttttgttaTTTCATCAGTTCTAATTGAAACGTAATTCAACTACACAAAAACCTAAACCCTCCATATCCTTCTTCAAATAGCCTGCGCCATCTCTTCTTGATTTCTCTAACGATGGCTCGATTTCGTAAAGTAAGAAGCTTTCTTCTGAcgtatttattctttttctggGCTTCTAACCTGTAATAGCCATATAATTTGTTTGCTGTTTGTGAATGTTGATGTTTCAGAATAAGAGGATTCCCTTTGTCAGACCGATTGGCAAGAAGTTGCCTTCTTCTGTAGACCATGTAACCGGAGATAAAATTCCCAAGAGTTTCGTGTTTTCTCGCGGCAAATTGCCCGGTGTTCTTAGACAATTGCAgacggatttgagaaaattgatGCTTCCTTACACTGCTTTGAAGCTCAaggtacttttttttattcacttATTGATCCTTGAATCGCGTTGCTGCTGTTTTAAACTTTGAACTTTTGTGTTAGAAGATGTAAATTAGGGCACTATGGTGTATTCTGCTTTTGGGGGGGTTTGTGTTGAACGGGCCAAATTGGGGTAAAAATACCAAACACTTCTAGAATGTtagatatgtaattaattttgttgatgattggAGTCAATTGCTGTTGCTGCGTATAATTTGGTTAAGTTGTTTTGAATTGGTAGGAGAAAAAGCGTAACAATATCAAGGACTTCTTGAATGTTGCTGGGCCGATGGGTGTTACGCATTTCCTCATTCTGTCGAAAACTGATAGCTCTCCCTACCTGAGGGTAGGTCGGACGCCGCAGGGTCCGACTCTTACCTTCAAGATTCATGGATATTCACTGGCTGCTGATGTTATCAAGGCTCAACTGCGCCCGAGATGTCATAAAGATCTTTTCCAGAATCCACCATTGGTAACTGCACATTTCCCTATCACTATTCATGGATTATGGTTGTATAGGCATCAATGACTCGAGTGGCTTATTGATGTGATTGTTAACTCATATATGTTATTTCGATCTGTAGATTGTGCTATCTGGTTTTGGGACGGGAGAGCAGCATCTAAAGCTTACTACCATAATGTTTCAGAACATATTTCCTGCTATTGATATAAACACTGTAGGTCTTCGTATTCCTTGACCTTGTCGTCCTTGTCTATGCTTGAGTATGGTCTGAGGTCTTCCCCCTCACTGTGTTGCAGGTCAAACTTGCGTCTTGCCAACGGATTGTGCTGCTCAGTTACAACAAAGACACAAAGCTTATTGATTTCCGGCACTACTCAATCAGATTACAGCCTGTTGGAGTGTCTCGAAGAGTAAGAAAATTCGTGCAGAATCGGCAGGCGCCTGATTTGAGTGGGCTTCAGGATGTCAGTGAATTCCTAACAAGGTATGCTCTCTTTCGATGGATAAAAAAAGCATTATGTGGATGAATTACAATATTTTGCCCTGTAGCACGCGTTATCTAATAGCAAGAAAATTATTAACCCATAGGATGTTAACTAATTTAACTCACACATATGTACAGTGTACTGTTCCCTATGTTCGGATCATGTCAACATAGTAACTCTTGACAAAATTATGTACGAAATACTACATTGTTAGTGGTTCATAGGTTCCGTGTAATGttcattttaacataaaaactgttgtttatttttctctcaataGTTTGGTGTTACAAACTTATATTAGATTCAGTCTCTTGTCATTTAGCCATGTTTGTTATTTATAATGATCCCCATTTGGCTTCCTCGAAGGCCTGGTTATGGGTCAGAAAGCGAAGTGGATGATGAAGCAGCAACTGTAAGTCTACCAACTGATCTTGGTAGATTGAACCGGGCATCAAACAAGAGTGCCGTCAAGCTTCAAGAGATTGGGCCTAGGATGACGCTTCAGCTCGTTAGAATTGAGGAAGGATTATGTTCTGGTGGAATAATATTCAGTGAATTTGGTAAGACTTCTGCTATTTGATTGTTAACACACTAATTGATGTGTAATGCTTCTAAACCTATAAAACTTGAAACCTGCTAGGTCCTCTCTACATGTTCTTTTAATAGTGTTAATTTCCACTGACCATTGAATTCGTTTTCCTTGTCttcacataaaattataaaagagaTTCACTCAGACTCACATAATCtataatcttgtttttttcatttcaggaGACAAGATATCGAGCAAGACCGAGAAAACCGAAATTGCAGCTGAGCAATCTgaggatgatgaagaagaacaAGACGATGAAGACGAAGAACAAGATGATGAAGACGAAGAACAAGAGGATGAAGACTAGCTCCTGTTACTATCTACTCCTTGCTACTTTCCGTCTTGTTAACAGAGAAGGAATTCATTGTTTCCTAACGATTTACATTCTGTAATTTTAGTCCATTTCGGCTAATTTTGTTGAAGCATGAGGTGTATTCCAAGAAAGAACAGGGCTCAGTactaaatgttactacaaTACAATTTTTATCATGCTATTTTTGTTCAATGCAACAaaatatccatcaaaatcGTAATGtattatttcattcataaACTAAACAATGTTTCACTAATAATCATCAGTTCCAATCGCAAACTACACACTGAAACCGTCAGTGTAATCTAGGAACAAACAGCACATTAtttgataaaagtaaaatctCAAGAACAAGGTAAAGTAAAACCTCAAAAACAAGGTTACAAACAAACTCAAGAATGTCGATGAAAGCGCTAGGAACAAACCACAAACTATTCGATTGAAGAATGAACAGAGCTTTCCCATTCTAAGCTCAACAATCCCTCTCCATCGTTGTCCAAGTTCTGTGAAATATGTGTGTAGTGTAGCCCTAGTCTACAATTGATGCTTCTAAGCATTCTTGAGAATTTCTTCAGAGGGAATCTCAAGGGTAGCTCCAGCATGCTCTTTATCAGCCTTCACTTCTGCAATAACAGTAAATGTTTGTTAAATGTTTGTTAGTATCACGCAACATCAATCATATACtcacatcaacaaaataatttccatAAAACACTATACTCAATATCAGATTGAGTACAGTGACAATAACATTTATTTGTCACTATTGAGAAACTGAAAATTCGTCTATAGATCATACAAAAAGAGTTGCTAGTAAAACGCATAAAGATTTGCCTTTCTTGTGATATTGCTCGCACTCTGTTGATTATAACAAGAACAGATTGAACTTCAAGGAGAAGGTTTTGCATTAGGGTATTGACCTTAATGAATACTTGAATCTATGTACCTCATACATTTGGGGATATTCAGCTAAATGATTTGCCAAAAAATGGAAGAATACCAAAGAATGCAAAGCATGAATCTTGCTCGaaacaaaaaagaatttattacACGTCGTTAACATTATTTAGCACAAAATTTCGATCAAAAACTGTGACAGGACATTTCACAAACAGG
The genomic region above belongs to Salvia hispanica cultivar TCC Black 2014 chromosome 3, UniMelb_Shisp_WGS_1.0, whole genome shotgun sequence and contains:
- the LOC125214684 gene encoding peter Pan-like protein; amino-acid sequence: MARFRKNKRIPFVRPIGKKLPSSVDHVTGDKIPKSFVFSRGKLPGVLRQLQTDLRKLMLPYTALKLKEKKRNNIKDFLNVAGPMGVTHFLILSKTDSSPYLRVGRTPQGPTLTFKIHGYSLAADVIKAQLRPRCHKDLFQNPPLIVLSGFGTGEQHLKLTTIMFQNIFPAIDINTVKLASCQRIVLLSYNKDTKLIDFRHYSIRLQPVGVSRRVRKFVQNRQAPDLSGLQDVSEFLTRPGYGSESEVDDEAATVSLPTDLGRLNRASNKSAVKLQEIGPRMTLQLVRIEEGLCSGGIIFSEFGDKISSKTEKTEIAAEQSEDDEEEQDDEDEEQDDEDEEQEDED